Proteins from a genomic interval of Chroococcidiopsis thermalis PCC 7203:
- a CDS encoding phycobiliprotein lyase, whose amino-acid sequence MLNFEEFFTVCVGKWKIERTYHYLLAGQVEKSYTEYDVSTLEIAQKQQILSISALNGIKVDLARVDANSSLPGFAIAFNTRSETGETLSMSLQALFVPDTCVTSDTVIQEIPPPTAAAVDSTAETIRGFYLRDEGYSEAGAIAGRFTYQPTRQTLEMTTYYKRSVAVDQMRIVTPDLRLRTIITYQRPANIEEPPSIIDLVGFGVERKQPA is encoded by the coding sequence ATGCTAAATTTTGAAGAATTTTTTACTGTTTGCGTGGGTAAATGGAAAATCGAACGAACTTATCATTATCTACTGGCAGGGCAGGTAGAAAAGTCGTATACCGAATATGATGTATCTACTCTAGAAATAGCGCAAAAACAGCAAATTCTCTCTATTTCTGCCTTAAATGGAATTAAAGTCGATTTAGCAAGAGTTGACGCAAATAGTTCATTACCAGGATTTGCGATCGCCTTTAACACTCGTTCGGAAACTGGGGAAACTCTATCAATGAGCCTGCAAGCTTTATTCGTACCCGATACCTGCGTTACCTCAGATACGGTAATTCAGGAAATTCCACCACCAACAGCCGCCGCAGTTGATTCGACAGCAGAAACGATTCGGGGGTTTTATTTACGAGATGAAGGCTATTCCGAAGCAGGAGCGATCGCCGGACGTTTCACTTACCAACCCACGCGCCAAACTCTAGAAATGACAACTTACTACAAGCGTTCTGTAGCAGTGGATCAGATGCGCATTGTCACCCCCGATTTACGCTTGCGTACCATCATTACTTACCAACGCCCTGCCAATATAGAAGAACCACCTAGTATTATCGATTTGGTTGGTTTCGGGGTGGAACGGAAGCAACCAGCTTAA
- the cobT gene encoding nicotinate mononucleotide-dependent phosphoribosyltransferase CobT, whose translation MIRIYTQLKQGQAWIERYRGGSPAFACVLGFTATGLIPGISAAGLTPEDRQYTAIADAEFLARGPQPQPQNALPPLPAGASPVAISRAVVEKLNIPLYLFNAGLPKPPTVPTIDLGGTPAKCLSQGEALPLATVKHLLEQGLVWGERLGRSSHDYLIIGECVVGGTTTALAILTGLGVDAAGKVNSSHPICNHNQKWELVQAGLQRAGLWERIPVADPGVLVAAVGDPMQIVVAGMAIAASRTKGVILAGGTQMLAVYALMQSVVKAYHLKWHSEAVVVGTTRWVAEDPTGKTVELAASIDTVTLLSTELSFVTSRYTQLRAYEQGYVKEGMGAGGCAIASSLTAGWNQTQLLQAIEALMARMNYNIG comes from the coding sequence ATGATCCGAATTTACACCCAATTAAAACAGGGGCAAGCGTGGATAGAACGGTATCGGGGTGGTTCTCCCGCGTTTGCTTGTGTTTTGGGATTTACGGCAACAGGCTTAATTCCCGGGATCTCGGCAGCTGGTCTGACTCCTGAAGATCGACAATATACGGCGATCGCGGATGCTGAATTTTTAGCACGGGGTCCCCAGCCTCAGCCGCAGAACGCCTTACCTCCCTTGCCTGCGGGGGCTTCTCCTGTGGCGATCTCGCGTGCTGTTGTGGAGAAATTGAATATTCCTCTCTATTTATTTAATGCTGGGTTACCCAAACCGCCAACCGTACCGACAATCGATTTGGGCGGGACTCCTGCCAAGTGTTTGAGTCAAGGGGAGGCGTTGCCACTAGCAACGGTAAAACATTTACTGGAACAAGGTTTAGTTTGGGGAGAACGTCTTGGTAGAAGTTCCCACGACTACCTAATTATTGGCGAGTGTGTCGTGGGTGGAACCACAACGGCACTCGCTATCTTAACTGGTTTGGGTGTTGATGCTGCTGGTAAGGTAAACAGCAGTCATCCGATTTGCAACCATAACCAAAAATGGGAGTTAGTCCAAGCAGGGTTGCAGCGTGCTGGACTGTGGGAACGGATACCTGTAGCAGATCCTGGCGTACTCGTAGCAGCGGTGGGAGACCCGATGCAAATTGTTGTCGCTGGAATGGCGATCGCTGCTAGTCGCACAAAAGGAGTTATCTTAGCTGGTGGTACGCAAATGCTAGCTGTTTATGCCTTAATGCAATCTGTAGTCAAGGCATATCATCTCAAGTGGCATTCTGAAGCTGTTGTTGTAGGAACTACTCGCTGGGTAGCGGAAGATCCGACAGGGAAAACAGTTGAACTCGCTGCCAGTATAGATACTGTAACGCTTTTGTCAACTGAGCTGAGTTTTGTAACTTCCAGATATACTCAACTTCGCGCTTACGAGCAAGGTTACGTAAAAGAGGGTATGGGCGCAGGTGGTTGCGCGATCGCCTCCTCCCTCACTGCTGGCTGGAACCAAACTCAACTCCTACAAGCAATCGAAGCATTGATGGCAAGAATGAACTATAACATTGGTTGA
- a CDS encoding DUF2232 domain-containing protein has product MSDPHSFQENPSSDLTTSQQSERSPGKSAPPLAMVETAFLASTASLIYFINFYFPLGPLLRIFFAIPVAIVYLRWSARAGWMAAGVSGLLLAVLMGPIPSLLYVMPYGVMGVLLGAAWRRRSPWIVSVALGTLLGAIGFFFRFWLMSIWSGRDLWVYLIVEVTELAEWIFDKLGLLLQPSMLVIQVLALALVLVSNLVYLFVVHLVAWLLLDRLGNPIPRPPRWVQVLMDYE; this is encoded by the coding sequence ATGAGCGATCCCCATTCATTTCAGGAAAACCCATCTAGCGATCTTACGACTTCACAGCAATCGGAGCGATCGCCTGGGAAATCTGCCCCACCACTGGCAATGGTGGAAACAGCTTTTCTTGCGAGTACAGCCAGCTTGATCTATTTCATTAATTTTTATTTTCCCCTCGGTCCCCTGCTGCGGATTTTCTTTGCGATCCCTGTAGCAATCGTCTATTTACGATGGAGTGCGAGGGCGGGATGGATGGCGGCTGGAGTTTCTGGGTTGCTGCTAGCAGTGTTGATGGGTCCAATTCCCAGTTTGCTGTATGTTATGCCCTATGGGGTGATGGGAGTATTATTAGGCGCTGCTTGGCGGCGGCGATCGCCCTGGATCGTCTCAGTTGCTTTAGGAACTCTTTTAGGCGCGATCGGTTTCTTCTTTCGCTTTTGGTTAATGTCGATTTGGTCTGGTCGCGATCTCTGGGTTTATCTAATTGTAGAAGTCACGGAGTTGGCAGAGTGGATTTTTGACAAGCTAGGACTGTTGCTACAACCGAGTATGCTGGTGATTCAAGTCTTAGCGCTAGCACTGGTTTTAGTCAGCAATTTAGTTTATTTATTTGTCGTTCACCTCGTTGCTTGGTTACTCCTCGATCGCCTTGGTAACCCAATTCCCCGTCCGCCCCGTTGGGTACAGGTTTTAATGGACTATGAGTAA
- the surE gene encoding 5'/3'-nucleotidase SurE has translation MTLILTNDDGIDAPGIRALQKAVAGYKVIVAAPRDHLSGCGHQVTTTQAIHVHRRSENEYAIAGTPADCTRIATTYICQDVKFVLSGINAGGNMGADVYISGTVAAVREAAFQGIPGVAVSHYRKGKRNVDWDTAARWTAKVLADLLDRPPEPGTFWNVNLPHLLPGDPDPEVVFCEPSTQPLPVNYRIEGDRFYYAGEYAQRDRAPGTDVDVCFSGKIAVTLLRL, from the coding sequence ATGACTTTAATTTTAACTAACGACGATGGAATTGACGCGCCAGGAATTCGGGCATTGCAAAAAGCCGTGGCTGGGTACAAAGTCATCGTCGCTGCACCCAGAGATCATTTATCTGGCTGCGGACATCAAGTCACCACAACTCAAGCAATCCACGTTCATCGTCGCAGCGAAAACGAGTATGCGATCGCCGGAACTCCAGCCGATTGTACCCGCATAGCTACAACATATATCTGTCAAGATGTCAAATTCGTGCTTTCCGGGATCAATGCTGGAGGTAACATGGGGGCTGATGTCTACATTTCAGGAACTGTTGCAGCCGTCAGAGAAGCAGCATTTCAAGGAATTCCTGGGGTGGCAGTTTCCCACTACCGCAAAGGCAAACGCAATGTAGATTGGGATACTGCGGCAAGGTGGACGGCGAAAGTCTTAGCCGATCTACTCGATCGTCCGCCAGAACCAGGCACGTTTTGGAACGTAAATTTGCCGCACTTACTACCAGGAGATCCCGATCCAGAAGTGGTGTTTTGCGAACCTTCAACTCAACCGCTCCCAGTCAATTATCGGATTGAAGGCGATCGCTTTTATTATGCCGGGGAATATGCCCAACGCGATCGCGCTCCAGGTACGGATGTCGATGTCTGTTTTTCTGGCAAAATCGCCGTAACCCTATTGAGGCTTTAA
- a CDS encoding SagB/ThcOx family dehydrogenase, producing the protein MPEQYGSIAQYYHERTKYDPETIAAKGQGLDWSKQPSPFKEYKIGTVFDLKPYLQADAEASAVIPGIAWWQRLSHLLLYSYGITAKVPTMMGQPLYLRSAPSAGGLYPAEVYLISRGTPLIPAGLYSYNPLAHSLTQFWESDVWSDLQAACFQHPALESSEIALIATAIFYRSAWRYQDRAYRRIFLDTGHLLGNIELAGALTNFRPYLVGGFIDASVSQILYLDPEQEGAIAVVPLIDLAVQQLPLKLPLSCTALPSATQVEYPEVPDGELLAYCHRATQIDEAPVVKSQEQQEVANLEDKYNFPFCLKVSTRTNPIDWGINLVGLETTILERRSTRAYTGAELTIDELRVLLDFTYQPQHYVDRGFDGDPDYFDLSLIETFIAVSGVTGLEEGCYYYAPKAQELRQIRFKNFRRELHFLCLGQELGRDAAAVLFHTADLKKAVARYGDRVYRYLHMDAGHLGQKLNLAAIRLNLGVSGIGGFFDDRVNEVLGIPSDEAVLYITTLGRPR; encoded by the coding sequence ATGCCAGAACAGTACGGATCGATCGCCCAATACTACCACGAACGCACGAAATACGACCCTGAGACGATTGCTGCTAAAGGTCAGGGGTTAGATTGGTCGAAGCAACCGTCGCCATTTAAAGAGTATAAGATCGGTACGGTTTTCGATCTCAAACCATACTTACAAGCAGATGCAGAGGCTTCAGCAGTCATTCCAGGAATTGCTTGGTGGCAGCGATTGTCTCATCTTTTACTATATAGTTACGGGATCACCGCCAAAGTTCCAACGATGATGGGGCAGCCGCTCTATCTCCGCTCTGCTCCCTCTGCTGGGGGGTTATATCCAGCCGAAGTTTATCTAATTTCTCGCGGTACGCCACTCATTCCAGCCGGACTTTACAGCTATAACCCGCTGGCTCATTCTCTCACTCAGTTTTGGGAAAGTGATGTTTGGAGCGACCTGCAAGCAGCCTGTTTTCAACATCCAGCTCTAGAAAGTAGCGAAATTGCACTGATCGCCACAGCTATATTCTACCGCTCGGCTTGGCGCTACCAAGACCGCGCCTATCGTCGCATATTTTTAGATACAGGACACCTGCTAGGTAATATTGAACTGGCTGGTGCTTTGACTAACTTCCGTCCCTACTTAGTTGGTGGATTTATTGATGCATCTGTCAGCCAAATATTATATCTCGACCCAGAACAAGAAGGAGCGATCGCAGTCGTTCCATTAATAGATTTGGCAGTACAACAATTACCTCTCAAATTACCTCTCAGTTGCACAGCCTTACCATCTGCTACCCAAGTTGAGTATCCCGAAGTTCCCGACGGCGAATTACTGGCTTACTGCCATCGAGCAACGCAAATAGACGAAGCACCAGTCGTCAAAAGCCAGGAGCAACAGGAAGTTGCTAATTTAGAAGATAAATATAACTTTCCTTTTTGTTTGAAAGTTTCAACTAGAACTAACCCGATAGATTGGGGCATAAATTTAGTCGGGTTGGAGACGACAATACTCGAACGTCGCTCCACTCGTGCTTATACTGGTGCTGAACTCACAATAGATGAGTTAAGGGTCTTGTTAGATTTCACCTATCAACCTCAGCATTACGTCGATCGAGGATTTGATGGCGATCCAGACTATTTCGACTTAAGCTTAATTGAAACATTTATTGCCGTATCTGGAGTCACGGGCTTAGAAGAAGGTTGCTACTACTACGCACCAAAAGCCCAAGAATTGCGGCAAATTCGATTTAAAAACTTTCGACGCGAATTGCACTTCCTCTGCTTAGGACAAGAACTCGGTCGGGATGCAGCCGCCGTCCTCTTTCACACCGCAGATCTGAAAAAAGCTGTAGCACGCTATGGCGATCGCGTTTATCGCTACCTACACATGGATGCAGGACATTTAGGACAAAAACTGAATTTAGCCGCTATTCGTCTCAACTTAGGTGTAAGCGGTATCGGTGGCTTTTTTGACGATCGCGTTAACGAAGTTCTTGGGATTCCGAGTGACGAAGCCGTACTTTACATTACGACGCTGGGAAGACCGAGATGA
- the mnmE gene encoding tRNA uridine-5-carboxymethylaminomethyl(34) synthesis GTPase MnmE gives MSDSIASSTIAAIATAVVPQQGSVGIVRVSGNEALAIAHHLFYAPGKQAWESHRILYGYIRHPQTQQLVDEALLLIMQAPRSYTREDVVEFHCHGGIMAVQQVLQLCLAEGAKLAQPGEFTLRAFLNGRLDLTQAESIADLVGARSPQAAQTALAGIQGKLAHPIRQLRTKCLDVLAEIEARIDFEEDLPPLDETLVRAELAQFEVEVSKILATAHQGELLRTGLKVAIVGRPNVGKSSLLNAWSRSDRAIVTDLPGTTRDVVESQLVVGGIPIQVLDTAGIRATEDRVEKMGVERSLSSAQAADLVLLTIDAAAGWTQADEEIYLQVKHRPLILVINKIDLAAVETVNYPAEISQVVTTAAACDRGIDALEQAILAKVRSGKVDSANLDLAINQRQAAALIRAQTCLDQVREAIEQQLPLDFWTIDLRGAIQALGEITGEEVTESVLDRIFSQFCIGK, from the coding sequence ATGTCTGATTCGATCGCGTCGTCTACTATTGCTGCCATTGCCACTGCGGTAGTACCGCAACAAGGTAGTGTAGGCATTGTCAGGGTCTCGGGAAATGAAGCGCTCGCGATCGCTCATCATCTATTTTACGCCCCTGGAAAACAAGCCTGGGAAAGCCACCGCATTCTCTATGGCTACATTCGCCATCCCCAAACACAGCAACTCGTGGATGAGGCGTTATTGCTAATCATGCAGGCTCCACGTTCCTATACCCGAGAGGATGTCGTCGAGTTTCACTGTCATGGTGGAATTATGGCAGTACAGCAGGTATTGCAGTTGTGTTTGGCAGAAGGAGCCAAACTAGCGCAGCCAGGGGAATTTACACTTAGAGCATTTTTAAACGGACGCTTAGACTTAACCCAAGCCGAAAGTATAGCCGATTTGGTCGGGGCGCGATCGCCGCAAGCAGCGCAGACAGCTTTAGCAGGTATACAGGGAAAATTAGCTCACCCAATTCGTCAATTACGAACGAAATGTTTAGATGTCTTAGCAGAAATTGAGGCAAGAATTGACTTTGAGGAGGATCTACCACCATTAGATGAAACACTAGTTCGAGCAGAACTAGCCCAATTTGAGGTAGAAGTCAGCAAAATTCTGGCTACAGCCCATCAAGGCGAATTATTACGCACGGGATTAAAAGTGGCGATTGTCGGTCGTCCGAATGTGGGAAAATCGAGTTTGTTGAATGCTTGGAGTCGTAGCGATCGCGCTATTGTCACCGATTTACCCGGTACGACTCGCGATGTGGTCGAGTCTCAACTCGTCGTGGGAGGAATTCCGATTCAGGTATTAGATACAGCAGGAATTCGCGCCACAGAAGATCGAGTCGAGAAAATGGGAGTCGAGCGATCGCTTTCTAGCGCTCAAGCCGCCGATTTAGTTTTATTGACAATTGATGCGGCGGCGGGATGGACTCAGGCGGATGAGGAAATTTACCTTCAGGTAAAACACCGTCCGTTAATTTTAGTTATTAACAAAATCGATCTGGCGGCGGTTGAAACAGTGAATTATCCAGCCGAAATTAGTCAGGTAGTGACAACGGCTGCTGCTTGCGATCGCGGGATAGATGCTTTAGAGCAAGCAATTTTGGCAAAGGTGCGATCGGGAAAGGTAGATTCTGCCAATCTAGATTTAGCAATTAACCAGCGCCAAGCCGCCGCGCTAATCAGAGCGCAAACTTGCTTAGACCAGGTACGAGAGGCGATCGAACAGCAGTTACCTCTCGATTTTTGGACGATTGACTTACGCGGCGCAATTCAAGCACTAGGAGAAATTACTGGGGAAGAAGTCACGGAGTCAGTGTTAGATCGAATTTTCAGCCAGTTTTGTATTGGAAAATGA
- a CDS encoding GumC family protein — METKNHLQKFLTESNSPQSQALPLASKAQLEEGDEGGLNIGKLIAAVQRRMLVVASVATTVAAAAVVYGLLSKPVYEGKFDLLLEPITAENKLSISPLNEIKTEQRTINETEIKVLQSPKIMTPVAQQVLTQYPNTDLTKLKFERLPNTNIISVTYRDPNPEKIKYVMDLLSKAYLVYSLEERRSDVRMGLQFIEEQLPKLRQQVESLQERLQTFRQKYDLIDTEGQGRQLTDRLNQITQQRRETQTQLARTRALYNALQQQLQMRSPEAAVVTALSEAPRYQALLNQLQQIQTRIAVTAAQYREDSPTVQALRSQEQNLLPLVEQERRAILGKNIQVSRQLPAFASTNTIRQQQTQQLLEAANQIQTLEAENKALTQADIVLRQQVKQFPALARQNDDLVGQLKIASENLNQFLTKREALRIDLAQKQVPWQLITPPTDPETSSLSLKRNLMLGAVMGLLTGIAVALLIEKFSNVIHTPEDVKDLTRLPLLGEIPLKKDASSVKAGVTELVKSINPIAKSSQQKPQTQQQTMAQFWESLRSLYTNIRFLGFDKPIRSLAVISAAAEEGKSTVALHLAQTAAMMGQRVLLVDADLRNPNIHKRLGLSNTVGLSNVIVNDINFQDVLHRVNCEPVAIKNSDRAELSVSKTSLEVESLYVLTAGQIPPNPAHLLSSHKMQNLAKQFESAFDLIVYDTSPLLGLADSNLLSAHIDASILVVGMGKAHRSALAKALESLKIVGSPVIGAVANGVTTSYKSAYY, encoded by the coding sequence ATGGAGACTAAAAACCATCTTCAGAAATTTTTAACTGAGAGCAATAGTCCTCAAAGTCAGGCTTTACCTTTGGCATCTAAAGCACAGCTAGAAGAAGGTGATGAAGGTGGTTTAAACATAGGAAAGCTAATTGCCGCAGTTCAAAGAAGAATGCTTGTAGTTGCGAGTGTAGCAACCACAGTTGCAGCCGCGGCAGTAGTTTATGGTTTACTAAGTAAACCAGTCTATGAAGGCAAGTTTGATTTACTGCTCGAACCGATAACTGCTGAGAATAAGCTATCGATATCTCCTCTCAACGAAATCAAAACCGAACAAAGAACTATTAATGAAACTGAAATTAAGGTATTACAGAGTCCAAAAATCATGACTCCTGTTGCCCAGCAAGTATTAACGCAGTATCCAAATACCGATCTGACCAAGCTCAAGTTTGAACGACTGCCAAATACTAATATTATTTCAGTGACTTACCGAGATCCAAATCCAGAAAAGATTAAGTACGTAATGGATCTTCTTTCTAAAGCTTATCTAGTTTATAGCTTAGAAGAGCGTCGGTCTGACGTACGAATGGGACTTCAATTTATCGAGGAACAGTTACCAAAATTACGGCAGCAAGTTGAATCTTTACAAGAAAGACTCCAAACATTTCGGCAAAAATATGACTTAATCGATACTGAAGGGCAAGGTAGACAGCTGACCGACCGACTGAATCAAATTACGCAACAACGGCGAGAAACGCAGACCCAATTAGCCAGAACTCGCGCCCTCTACAATGCATTACAGCAGCAGTTACAAATGCGATCGCCAGAAGCAGCAGTCGTCACAGCCTTGAGTGAAGCACCCCGCTATCAAGCATTGTTAAACCAATTGCAACAGATCCAAACCAGGATTGCCGTTACAGCAGCGCAATATCGGGAAGATAGTCCTACAGTTCAGGCACTGCGATCGCAGGAACAAAATTTACTCCCCTTGGTAGAACAGGAAAGAAGAGCCATCTTAGGCAAGAATATACAAGTATCAAGACAGCTGCCAGCCTTTGCCTCTACCAATACTATTCGCCAGCAACAAACACAGCAACTTTTAGAGGCGGCTAACCAGATTCAAACCTTAGAGGCAGAAAATAAAGCGCTGACTCAAGCCGATATTGTATTAAGACAGCAGGTCAAGCAATTTCCCGCCTTGGCACGCCAGAATGACGATCTCGTAGGGCAATTGAAAATTGCTTCCGAAAACTTAAATCAGTTTTTAACTAAGCGCGAAGCATTACGCATCGATTTGGCACAGAAACAAGTGCCTTGGCAACTGATCACTCCTCCTACTGACCCTGAAACGTCTTCGTTGAGCCTGAAACGTAATTTAATGTTGGGGGCAGTCATGGGTTTATTGACGGGTATTGCAGTGGCATTGCTGATCGAAAAATTCAGCAATGTGATTCATACGCCTGAAGATGTGAAAGATTTAACCCGATTGCCACTACTCGGAGAAATTCCGCTGAAGAAAGACGCGAGTTCGGTTAAGGCTGGTGTTACCGAACTCGTAAAATCTATCAATCCGATCGCAAAATCGAGCCAACAAAAGCCACAAACTCAACAGCAAACTATGGCTCAGTTTTGGGAATCTTTGCGCTCTTTGTACACGAATATTCGCTTTCTGGGTTTCGATAAGCCGATCCGCTCTTTGGCTGTCATTTCTGCTGCTGCGGAAGAAGGGAAATCTACCGTGGCACTCCATTTAGCTCAAACAGCCGCCATGATGGGGCAGAGAGTGCTACTAGTAGATGCGGATTTACGAAATCCTAACATTCACAAACGCTTGGGTTTAAGTAACACCGTTGGCTTAAGTAATGTAATCGTGAATGACATCAATTTTCAAGATGTGTTGCATCGAGTCAATTGCGAACCAGTTGCAATCAAGAATAGCGATCGCGCCGAACTTTCTGTCAGCAAGACTTCGTTAGAAGTCGAGAGTTTGTACGTTTTGACAGCCGGACAAATTCCACCCAATCCTGCCCATTTGCTCTCATCTCACAAGATGCAAAACCTAGCAAAACAGTTTGAATCTGCTTTCGATCTGATCGTATACGATACGTCGCCACTATTAGGACTAGCAGATAGCAATCTCCTCTCTGCCCATATAGATGCGAGTATTTTAGTCGTAGGTATGGGCAAAGCTCATCGTTCGGCGCTGGCAAAGGCATTAGAAAGCTTAAAAATTGTCGGTAGCCCTGTCATTGGTGCAGTTGCTAACGGAGTGACGACAAGCTATAAGAGCGCTTACTATTAG
- a CDS encoding sensor histidine kinase: protein MFQTTRRRLALWYTAVTAILLLLFASGMYWYVRNTLIERIDDTLNHVVEVVGRSLVIEPISPESGQRLNIEASFRDNADTVDDDRIDLEWFSPTGELLWSTFTAPLDIPLHPNRTGETVQISHHQDTENTPSLLTPHSSLLLRQVTERIQIGRQVLGYLRVSHPWFEVTKPSQQLAFDLILGIGLMLVSVALCGWFLSGKAMEPVKDSYQRLKQFTADASHELRSPIALIQTNVQVALAELDSAGGQGAGSLKYGQQLKVVERLTKRLGRLVDDLLFLARQDSGIVQPQFSTCPLDALLIEVVEEQQFAAAEKKIKIFLDLTAPTETKTEDDWFTLQGDWNQLARLFTNLIGNAIHYTPEGGEIRVELQHISTNKELFSPPLLYGRTAARPYHSLLSSRLQVKVKDTGIGIPETALPHLFDRFYRVDPARTHATGSQAVQASTGSGLGLAIAAAIVANHQGQITAESTLGQGTIFTVTLPASGDA from the coding sequence ATGTTCCAAACCACTCGTCGCCGATTAGCACTTTGGTATACAGCCGTTACTGCTATCCTACTGCTCCTATTTGCCAGTGGGATGTATTGGTACGTCCGCAATACCCTGATCGAACGGATTGACGATACCTTAAATCATGTCGTAGAAGTTGTTGGGCGATCGCTGGTCATCGAACCAATTTCCCCAGAAAGCGGACAACGGTTGAATATTGAAGCTTCTTTTCGAGATAATGCCGATACAGTTGATGACGATCGCATCGATTTAGAATGGTTTAGCCCCACTGGAGAACTACTCTGGTCAACTTTTACCGCACCTTTAGATATTCCCCTCCACCCTAATCGCACGGGTGAAACCGTTCAAATTAGTCACCATCAAGACACAGAAAACACTCCCTCACTCCTCACTCCTCACTCCTCACTCCTCCTCAGACAAGTCACCGAAAGAATCCAAATTGGAAGACAAGTTTTAGGATATTTGCGCGTCAGTCATCCTTGGTTTGAAGTCACTAAACCAAGTCAGCAACTCGCTTTCGATTTAATTTTGGGTATTGGATTGATGCTCGTTTCCGTAGCGCTTTGCGGTTGGTTCCTTTCGGGCAAAGCAATGGAACCCGTCAAAGATTCTTATCAACGTTTGAAACAATTTACTGCTGATGCTTCCCATGAATTGAGAAGCCCGATCGCTTTAATTCAAACTAACGTTCAAGTCGCTTTAGCAGAATTAGATTCAGCCGGAGGACAAGGCGCAGGCTCGTTAAAATACGGACAACAGTTAAAAGTAGTAGAACGATTAACTAAACGCCTCGGTCGTCTCGTGGATGACTTATTATTTCTAGCACGTCAAGATAGCGGGATCGTTCAACCACAATTTTCTACCTGTCCCTTAGACGCACTATTAATAGAAGTAGTAGAAGAACAGCAATTCGCCGCAGCAGAAAAGAAGATCAAAATTTTCCTAGATTTAACCGCACCAACGGAGACAAAAACCGAAGACGATTGGTTTACCCTCCAGGGAGACTGGAATCAACTAGCACGATTATTTACAAACTTGATTGGTAATGCTATACATTACACTCCAGAAGGTGGTGAAATTCGGGTCGAGCTACAACATATCTCTACTAACAAAGAACTTTTTTCTCCGCCCCTTCTGTACGGGCGCACTGCTGCGCGCCCCTACCATTCGCTCCTCTCTTCTCGCCTTCAAGTCAAAGTTAAAGACACGGGTATTGGTATTCCCGAAACTGCTTTACCTCACTTATTCGATCGCTTTTATCGCGTCGATCCTGCTCGGACTCACGCGACAGGATCGCAAGCAGTACAAGCATCAACAGGTTCGGGACTGGGTTTAGCAATTGCGGCTGCGATTGTTGCCAACCACCAAGGACAAATTACTGCCGAAAGTACTCTCGGACAAGGTACGATTTTTACCGTCACTCTACCCGCGAGTGGTGATGCGTAA